From one Synechocystis sp. PCC 6803 substr. PCC-P genomic stretch:
- the petG gene encoding cytochrome b6-f complex subunit V has product MIEPLLLGIVLGLIPVTLAGLFVAAYLQYKRGNQFNLD; this is encoded by the coding sequence GTGATCGAACCCCTATTGCTCGGCATTGTACTTGGACTAATTCCTGTAACCCTAGCAGGGCTGTTTGTGGCGGCCTACCTGCAGTATAAGCGGGGCAACCAGTTCAACTTGGATTAG
- a CDS encoding metallophosphoesterase family protein — MPNPRRIVFGDVHGHFDALTALFEAIAPNERDGVYFVGDLIDRGPESAKVVDFVMENKYHCLLGNHEQMMLDAVGGFNFSPQLLHAWIYSGGKSTLESYEHQIPQSHVDWMRNLPLYLDLGDVWLVHAGVDPRLPIEEQGEAQFCWIRDEFHRYPYPYFANKLIITGHTITFTFANVEPGKLVSGPGWLDIDTGAYHPKSGWLTALELNNQEVYQAHIFTNEVRRLPLEDAVVPLPPQNLHRSRQKGKKRGLLG, encoded by the coding sequence ATGCCCAATCCTCGACGCATTGTCTTTGGTGATGTCCACGGCCATTTCGACGCCCTTACTGCTTTGTTCGAGGCGATCGCCCCCAATGAAAGAGATGGGGTTTACTTCGTCGGTGACCTGATCGACCGAGGTCCAGAAAGCGCCAAAGTGGTGGATTTTGTCATGGAGAACAAGTACCATTGCCTGTTGGGTAACCATGAACAAATGATGTTGGATGCGGTGGGGGGCTTTAACTTTTCTCCCCAACTACTACATGCTTGGATTTATAGCGGCGGCAAATCAACCCTAGAAAGTTATGAGCACCAGATTCCCCAAAGCCATGTGGACTGGATGCGCAACTTACCCCTCTATCTTGACCTGGGGGATGTTTGGTTAGTCCACGCTGGGGTAGATCCCCGCCTCCCTATCGAAGAGCAGGGAGAAGCCCAATTCTGTTGGATCCGGGATGAGTTCCATCGCTACCCCTATCCCTACTTTGCCAACAAGTTAATTATCACCGGCCACACCATAACGTTCACCTTTGCCAACGTGGAGCCGGGTAAGTTAGTGTCGGGCCCCGGTTGGTTGGATATTGACACTGGGGCCTATCATCCCAAAAGTGGCTGGCTCACTGCCCTAGAACTAAATAACCAAGAAGTGTATCAAGCCCATATCTTCACCAATGAAGTCCGCCGTTTGCCCCTGGAAGACGCAGTGGTTCCCCTGCCGCCCCAGAACTTGCATCGTTCCCGGCAGAAAGGGAAAAAAAGAGGTCTGCTGGGGTAG
- a CDS encoding ComEA family DNA-binding protein codes for MVNFRRRALQRRLQNDPYYRFQSWQELAIAGELGLRIEVNQATVDEWLRLPGLSIHQARQLKELSTMGVQFLALEDLAAALNVPVQQIKPWEPILSFTYADPDSLLAPPKIPVNQADLNQLLTVPHLSPAIATALLQEREIGGDYRNLGDLQKRLGLPVALITQLIHYLQF; via the coding sequence ATGGTCAATTTTCGTCGCCGGGCTCTCCAACGTCGTCTGCAAAATGATCCCTACTACCGTTTTCAATCTTGGCAAGAATTGGCGATCGCCGGGGAATTGGGCCTCAGGATTGAAGTTAACCAAGCCACAGTGGATGAATGGCTGCGTTTGCCTGGGTTATCTATTCACCAGGCCCGACAACTAAAAGAATTGAGCACCATGGGGGTGCAATTTCTAGCCCTGGAAGATTTGGCCGCTGCCCTCAATGTCCCAGTGCAACAAATTAAGCCTTGGGAACCCATACTTTCCTTTACCTATGCCGATCCGGATAGCCTACTGGCACCACCAAAAATTCCGGTTAACCAAGCCGACCTTAACCAATTACTTACCGTGCCCCATCTATCTCCGGCGATCGCCACTGCGTTGTTGCAAGAAAGGGAGATTGGGGGAGACTACCGCAACCTAGGGGATTTACAAAAGCGTTTAGGATTGCCAGTGGCATTGATTACCCAACTGATCCACTATCTACAATTCTAA
- a CDS encoding precorrin-8X methylmutase, which yields MNWHISDAQNLATIDYEIGDHGHSPAQYEILRRVIYATGDFEYLNLLHFSARVLTVGAAALASRTTILVDVPMVQVGIVPTLQKTFANPVYCATQSITRPQKERTEEAWGILNLAHRYPDGIFVIGHAQTALDALMELVEAQRIQPALVIATATNFGDRQDVELNLQKANIPHIIVQGRKGGTEVAVAIITALVDLAWQAYEQRAHLN from the coding sequence ATGAATTGGCATATTAGCGACGCCCAAAACCTAGCCACCATCGACTATGAAATCGGGGACCATGGCCATAGCCCTGCTCAGTATGAGATTCTGCGGCGAGTTATCTACGCCACGGGGGATTTTGAGTACCTCAACCTACTGCATTTTTCCGCCCGGGTACTGACGGTGGGGGCCGCCGCTTTAGCATCCCGCACCACCATTCTTGTGGACGTGCCCATGGTACAGGTAGGCATTGTCCCCACTTTGCAAAAGACCTTTGCCAACCCTGTTTATTGTGCTACCCAAAGCATTACCAGGCCCCAAAAGGAAAGAACAGAGGAAGCCTGGGGCATATTGAACTTGGCCCACCGTTACCCAGATGGGATTTTCGTAATTGGTCACGCCCAAACCGCCTTAGATGCCCTGATGGAGTTAGTAGAAGCCCAACGCATCCAGCCGGCCCTGGTCATTGCCACCGCCACTAATTTTGGCGATCGCCAAGACGTGGAATTAAATTTGCAAAAAGCTAACATACCCCACATCATAGTCCAGGGAAGAAAAGGGGGGACAGAGGTGGCCGTGGCCATCATTACTGCCCTAGTGGATTTAGCTTGGCAAGCCTATGAACAAAGGGCCCACCTAAATTAG
- a CDS encoding EVE domain-containing protein, whose amino-acid sequence MAFWLMKSEPVTYGIHHLKAEGETLWDGVRNYQARNFLQTMAVGDQAFFYHSNCKPPGIVGLMTITAEQVVDPTQFDPASPYFDPKATLEKPRWFTVKASFTREFAQMITLSTLKAQFSPEELGVLKKGNRLSVLPVSPAIANRILELA is encoded by the coding sequence ATGGCTTTTTGGCTGATGAAGTCCGAACCCGTCACCTATGGCATTCACCATCTCAAAGCGGAAGGAGAGACCCTCTGGGATGGGGTGAGAAATTATCAAGCCCGCAACTTTTTACAAACCATGGCTGTGGGAGATCAAGCTTTTTTTTACCATTCCAACTGCAAGCCACCGGGCATTGTCGGGCTAATGACCATTACTGCCGAGCAAGTGGTGGACCCCACGCAGTTTGACCCTGCTAGCCCATACTTTGACCCCAAGGCTACTCTGGAGAAGCCCCGTTGGTTCACCGTTAAAGCCAGTTTTACCAGGGAATTTGCCCAGATGATTACTTTGTCCACCCTCAAAGCCCAGTTTAGTCCGGAGGAATTAGGAGTCCTTAAAAAAGGGAACCGCCTGTCGGTGTTACCCGTCTCCCCGGCGATCGCCAATCGAATTTTAGAGTTAGCTTAA
- the rpmH gene encoding 50S ribosomal protein L34 — MTQRTLGGTNRKQKRTSGFRARMRTHNGRKVIQARRSKGRHRLAV; from the coding sequence ATGACTCAACGAACCCTCGGCGGAACCAACCGCAAACAAAAACGTACTTCCGGTTTCCGGGCCAGAATGCGTACCCATAACGGCCGGAAAGTTATCCAGGCCCGCCGGAGCAAAGGTCGTCATCGCTTGGCTGTATAG
- the rnpA gene encoding ribonuclease P protein component yields MGLPKTLRLKHWQDFQTVYQQGKRHRHSNLLMRVLGDRQADHSRFGITVSQKVSKKATVRNRLKRQIRAVINHFQPQIKPGFDVVIIVLPQGIGCNYERFLRELEQLFSQAGIIDHGHSRNHLL; encoded by the coding sequence GTGGGACTACCCAAAACACTGCGCTTAAAACACTGGCAAGATTTCCAGACCGTTTATCAGCAAGGAAAGCGACATCGTCACAGCAATTTACTAATGCGGGTTCTAGGCGATCGCCAGGCCGACCATAGCCGTTTTGGCATCACCGTCAGCCAAAAAGTTAGTAAAAAAGCCACGGTTAGAAATCGTCTAAAACGTCAAATTCGCGCCGTCATTAACCATTTTCAGCCCCAAATCAAGCCGGGTTTTGATGTGGTGATTATTGTCTTGCCCCAGGGCATTGGGTGCAATTATGAACGTTTTTTGCGAGAATTAGAGCAGTTATTTAGCCAAGCTGGGATTATTGACCATGGGCATTCGAGAAACCACTTATTATGA
- a CDS encoding PH domain-containing protein produces the protein MGIRETTYYEGGPHIGDLIVNILLGFTVIFLPLTVGAIVRAIWLRYKITDRRISVTGGWMGKDRTDIVYGEVAKMIKMPRGIGLWGDIVVTLNDRSRLELRAMPNFREVYDYMAERVADKTGRPLEAITQQ, from the coding sequence ATGGGCATTCGAGAAACCACTTATTATGAGGGCGGCCCCCACATCGGGGACTTGATCGTCAATATTTTATTGGGGTTCACCGTCATCTTTCTCCCTTTGACCGTTGGGGCGATCGTCCGGGCCATCTGGCTTCGTTACAAAATTACTGATCGCCGTATTTCTGTCACCGGCGGTTGGATGGGTAAAGACCGCACCGACATCGTCTATGGCGAAGTGGCGAAAATGATTAAAATGCCTAGGGGGATAGGCCTCTGGGGGGATATAGTTGTCACCCTCAATGACCGTTCTCGGCTAGAGCTGCGGGCCATGCCTAACTTTCGGGAAGTCTATGACTATATGGCCGAACGGGTCGCCGACAAAACCGGTCGCCCCTTAGAAGCTATCACCCAGCAGTAG
- the yidC gene encoding membrane protein insertase YidC: protein MDFGIGFISTNIMLPILDFFFGIVHSYGFAIIALTLVIRLGLYPLSAGQIRNMRKMRITQPLMKERQEEIQKRYKDDPAKQQEEMAKVMKEFGNPLAGCLPLLLQMPILFALFATLRGSPFSDINYTVDLQILPQEQVERIVPQTFSTKPQNIYVDEALHYPIAVFLPGGKMLGVGEKTQLEIQSTEGKAFNQVIPEKNSQILTPTYSVTKGEDRISVNPDGTIEALVPGDATVQVTIPGIAARTGFLFIKALGQVGVTGENGEINWDILGMIVFFGFSIYLNQELSGASGGGAPNAQAQQQQTINKITPILFSGMFLFFPLPAGVLMYIVMANVFQTIQTLILMREPLPENLQKLLDEQQKATQGRESLPFEKKSSKKKEKTS from the coding sequence ATGGATTTTGGTATCGGTTTTATTTCGACAAATATCATGCTGCCAATCCTGGATTTTTTCTTCGGGATTGTACACAGTTATGGTTTTGCTATTATTGCCCTCACACTAGTAATTCGTTTAGGGCTTTATCCCCTCAGTGCCGGCCAGATTCGCAACATGAGAAAAATGCGAATCACCCAGCCCCTGATGAAAGAGCGCCAAGAAGAAATCCAAAAACGCTACAAGGACGACCCAGCCAAACAGCAAGAAGAAATGGCCAAGGTCATGAAGGAATTTGGTAATCCCCTGGCCGGATGCCTACCCCTGTTGCTGCAAATGCCCATCCTGTTTGCCCTATTTGCCACCCTGCGGGGATCTCCCTTTTCCGATATTAATTACACCGTTGACCTGCAAATATTACCCCAGGAACAGGTAGAGCGCATTGTTCCCCAAACTTTCTCCACGAAACCCCAAAATATCTACGTAGACGAAGCCCTCCATTATCCCATTGCTGTTTTCCTGCCCGGTGGCAAAATGCTTGGAGTCGGGGAGAAAACCCAGTTGGAAATTCAGAGCACCGAAGGCAAAGCTTTTAACCAAGTAATCCCCGAAAAAAATAGCCAAATTTTAACCCCTACCTATAGTGTCACCAAAGGTGAAGACCGCATTAGCGTTAATCCCGACGGCACCATTGAAGCCCTAGTACCGGGGGATGCTACCGTCCAAGTAACTATCCCCGGCATTGCGGCCCGCACCGGCTTTCTCTTCATCAAGGCCCTGGGGCAAGTGGGAGTAACTGGCGAAAACGGTGAGATCAACTGGGACATCCTTGGCATGATTGTCTTCTTTGGCTTCAGCATTTATCTCAACCAAGAATTGTCCGGTGCCTCCGGGGGAGGTGCACCCAACGCTCAAGCCCAACAGCAACAGACCATCAACAAAATTACCCCTATTTTGTTTAGCGGCATGTTCCTGTTCTTCCCTTTGCCGGCCGGGGTTTTGATGTACATTGTCATGGCCAACGTCTTCCAGACAATACAGACCCTCATTCTGATGCGAGAGCCGTTACCGGAAAACCTGCAAAAGTTGTTAGATGAACAACAAAAAGCCACCCAAGGCCGGGAGTCCCTACCCTTTGAAAAGAAAAGCAGTAAAAAGAAGGAAAAAACCTCGTAA
- a CDS encoding protein jag, giving the protein MEKIVTQAQNWLEELLTLMGFPSTVTVAEDKENTLVMGPWLVIEEKNLSSSQIERLLAENGLALDAIQYLLNASLRPAVADGGINFTPITVELAEFRSRRQSELISLSEMAAQRVRETLEPVEMEDMTAADRRQVHSFFEDSQDLETESQGYEPHRRLVIRPRR; this is encoded by the coding sequence ATGGAAAAAATAGTTACCCAAGCCCAGAATTGGCTCGAAGAACTTCTCACTCTAATGGGTTTTCCCAGTACTGTCACCGTAGCAGAGGATAAAGAAAATACTTTGGTGATGGGCCCTTGGTTAGTCATTGAGGAAAAAAATCTATCCTCAAGCCAGATTGAGCGGTTGCTAGCGGAGAACGGTTTGGCTTTAGATGCCATTCAGTATTTACTCAATGCTTCTCTACGTCCTGCCGTGGCCGACGGTGGCATAAACTTTACGCCCATCACGGTGGAGTTGGCAGAATTTAGGTCTCGTCGCCAGTCGGAGTTGATTTCTTTATCGGAAATGGCAGCCCAACGGGTACGGGAAACCCTTGAGCCAGTGGAGATGGAGGATATGACTGCGGCCGATCGCCGTCAGGTCCATAGCTTTTTTGAAGATTCCCAGGATTTGGAAACAGAAAGCCAGGGCTATGAGCCCCACCGCCGCTTAGTGATTCGCCCTCGACGTTAG